A genomic stretch from Ictalurus punctatus breed USDA103 chromosome 2, Coco_2.0, whole genome shotgun sequence includes:
- the LOC108257812 gene encoding E3 ubiquitin-protein ligase TRIM11, which produces MAEASISVDQDQFSCPVCLDLLKDPVAIPCGHSFCKVCINDCWDQEDQKGVYSCPQCRDTFTPRPVLRRNNMLAEVVEKLKTEPHPEQPVGLPSEPQSREEFLKYFCALTLDPNTAHRYLVLSEKNRVVTYTERKKYYPDHPERFDNWYQVLCKESVCGRCYWEVEWESDRGVAISVSYKGIGRKGRGNKSAFALNDQSWSLEYYCSSLTFFHNNIKTDLGVPPSSRIGVYVDHSAGTLSFYSVSDTMKLLHRVHTTFTQPLYAGFGFYLGGGRASGPTMRLCDPV; this is translated from the exons ATGGCCGAGGCCAGTATTTCAGTAGATCAGGATCAGTTCAGCTGTCCAGTGTGTCTGGATCTCCTGAAGGATCCGGTGGCGATCCCCTGTGGTCACAGTTTctgtaaggtgtgtattaatgactGCTGGGATCAGGAGGATCAGAAGGGCGTCTACAGCTGTCCTCAGTGCAGAGACACTTTCACTCCGAGGCCTGTTCTACGCAGAAACAACATGCTGgctgaagtggtggagaaactgaagactGAACCTCATCCTGAACAACCTGTTGGCTTACCCTCAGAACCACAGAGCAGAGAAGAGTTTCTGAaat atttctgTGCTCTGACTCTGGATCCCAACACGGCCCATCGTTACCTCGTTCTGTCTGAGAAGAACAGAGTGGTGACgtatacagagagaaagaaatattaCCCTGATCATCCAGAGAGGTTTGATAACTGGTATCAGGtgttgtgtaaggagagtgtgtgtggacgctgttactgggaggtggagtggGAAAGTGATCGAGGTGTGGCCATATCAGTGTCGTATAAGGGAATCGGCAGGAAAGGAAGGGGTAACAAGTCTGCCTTTGCACTTAACGATCAGTCCTGGAGTCTGGAGTACTACTGTTCTTCTCTTACGTTCTTTCACAACAACATTAAGACTGATCTCGGAGTTCCACCGtcctccagaataggagtgtatgtggatcacagtgcaggaactctgtccttctacagcgtctctgacacgatgaagctcctccacagagtccacaccacTTTCACTCAGCCTCTATACGCCGGGTTCGGGTTCTACCTCGGTGGTGGTCGTGCGTCAGGACCAACTATGAGGCTGTGTGACCCAGTGTGA